Proteins encoded in a region of the Quercus lobata isolate SW786 chromosome 8, ValleyOak3.0 Primary Assembly, whole genome shotgun sequence genome:
- the LOC115956225 gene encoding serine/threonine-protein phosphatase 7 long form homolog — MAAGDTLISLAHGEMTITLQDMEVKMGVPVDGLPLVECIPPTGSWRDICRRLLGHILPDRELGHNKNTGVLEGARVKAKWLEDRFSNPLSVDAPEALVQKYARFYIVELLGGTLFMDKSGERISIRYLQFFDPIRNGKKYNWGSAALSWLYRHLCKASEKTAKQIGGALLLVQLWAWARFPHICPMMRHPHQALPPGPLAVRWKGAKITTEHSMHVLHAYRVSLTSLRPNRIIWEPYRNYLRSLPAYCTAGQHIWRSIVPLIHFWVVEGHHPERVLRQFGMKQGIPVDIDTSIELHKITLQGKHHEDWAEVHAPHIAKWAVHARITDAPAFHGEMSYNDEYMVWFCPRTVCHITKETSYWDTLVELQLSIIAKCEPGSEIYTDSINALQAVEEIGRLTLDHARDVGNTSELAVRCGRQAGGRQGHGGRQSSQRHTSSRPPTSGQRHTPVPTSSRRPTSAQRPSSGSRHTPVPTSSRRHTPVATSTRRHKPVHDHTMEEASQTIDGMCLDTTYDIVSMAHDDADPSHTFAHGDTFGW, encoded by the exons ATGGCGGCCGGAGACACACTCATTTCACTTGCCCATGGTGAGATGACCATCACACTACAAGATATGGAGGTTAAAATGGGGGTACCTGTAGATGGCTTGCCATTGGTGGAATGTATACCCCCGACGGGCAGTTGGCGTGACATCTGTCGTAGATTGCTAGGGCATATACTGCCAGATAGAGAACTTGGTCATAATAAGAACACTGGAGTGCTGGAAGGGGCGAGGGTAAAAGCCAAATGGCTTGAGGATCGGTTTAGCAACCCTCTCTCGGTTGACGCCCCTGAGGCGCTTGTGCAAAAGTATGCTCGGTTTTACATAGTGGAGTTGTTAGGTGGTACGCTATTTATGGACAAGTCTGGAGAACGGATCTCAATTAGGTATCTGCAATTTTTCGATCCAATCAGAAATGGAAAGAAGTATAATTGGGGTAGTGCAGCACTAAGTTGGCTCTATAGACACCTCTGTAAGGCATCAGAGAAGACAGCCAAGCAGATTGGCGGTGCACTGTTATTGGTGCAGTTGTGGGCGTGGGCGAGGTTTCCCCACATATGTCCTATGATGAGGCATCCACACCAGGCACTGCCTCCAGGTCCACTTGCTGTCAG ATGGAAAGGGGCTAAGATAACAACTGAACATTCAATGCACGTCCTACATGCCTATCGTGTGTCGCTTACTTCGCTACGGCCAAATCGG ATTATCTGGGAGCCGTATAGAAATTATTTGCGTTCTCTACCTGCATATTGTACGGCAGGCCAACACATATGGAGGTCTATTGTGCCGCTCATACATTTTTGGGTGGTTGAAGGCCATCATCCCGAACGTGTTCTCCGACAGTTTGGGATGAAGCAAGGCATACCAGTCGATATTGATACTTCAATTGAACTGCACAAGATCACCCTCCAGGGCAAGCACCATGAAGATTGGGCCGAAGTACATGCCCCGCATATTGCTAAATGGGCTGTGCACGCTAGAATTACCGATGCACCGGCCTTTCATGGGGAGATGAGCTACAATGACGAGTATATGGTGTGGTTTTGTCCCCGCACTGTTTGCCATATTACAAAAGAGACTTCGTATTGGGACACTTTG GTTGAATTGCAGTTGAGCATTATAGCGAAGTGCGAACCAGGGTCTGAGATCTACACCGACTCTATTAATGCCTTGCAAGCTGTTGAAGAGATTGGTCGGTTAACCTTGGACCATGCACGCGATGTGGGCAACACAAGTGAACTGGCTGTACGGTGTGGTCGGCAAGCAGGTGGACGTCAAGGGCATGGAGGCCGTCAATCTAGTCAGCGTCATACATCTAGTCGGCCTCCCACATCTGGTCAGCGTCACACACCCGTGCCCACATCTAGTCGACGTCCCACATCTGCTCAGCGTCCTTCATCTGGTTCGCGTCACACACCCGTGCCCACATCTAGTCGGCGTCACACACCCGTGGCCACATCTACTCGGCGCCACAAACCCGTGCATGACCACACCATGGAGGAAGCAAGTCAGACAATAGATGGGATGTGTTTGGACACTACTTATGACATAGTCTCCATGGCACACGATGATGCGGATCCATCCCATACATTTGCCCATGGAGACACATTTGG ATGGTAG